One genomic window of Psychrobacter cibarius includes the following:
- a CDS encoding FMN-binding glutamate synthase family protein — MPQSRTNLNPEPKTNSPYLVGLLLRYSTFGAAILIFLAGLLLLNWWLIILGGFGVCLGIYDVIQSKHAILKNYPVAGHIRYVLEDFRPEIRQYLLENDKEQVPFSRQQRALIYQRAKNVSDTNAFGTLDNLYTNGKEWFLQSAISQPLENKDFRIMVGGERCQQPHDMSVFNISAMSFGSLSANAIMALNQGAKMGGFTHDTGEGAISPYHRKFGGDLIWELGTGYFGCRDDSGNFDPQSFAEKAVDPQVKMIEIKLSQGAKPGKGGVLPAEKITQEIADTRQVPTGQDCVSPSSHTAFSTPRELVAFWQQLRELSGGKPVGFKLCVGQPWQFMAIVKAMIETDNYPDFIVIDGAEGGTGAAPVEFMDNVGMPMVEGFLLIHNTLVGAGIRDKIKLGVSGKIVSGFDIARMIALGADWCNSARGFMFAVGCIQSRSCHTNTCPTGVATQDPYRQKALDVPSKAERVASFHKNTLKSLASIVGAVGLQHPSQLQPYHIARRLDDGQIKLLSKFFYFTDKGALLNNSARADVFNQMWVMANPDSFLANDDALIAYNKDSRDKGRETTTSVEQSLGNFASITGGGQLIGNVNNTFREFPPSSD; from the coding sequence ATGCCCCAATCTCGTACCAATCTAAATCCTGAACCTAAAACCAACTCTCCGTATTTGGTCGGCTTATTGCTGCGTTATAGCACCTTTGGCGCTGCTATATTAATATTTTTAGCAGGTCTACTATTGCTAAATTGGTGGTTAATTATTCTCGGTGGGTTTGGGGTATGCTTGGGGATTTATGACGTCATACAATCAAAGCATGCTATTTTGAAAAACTATCCCGTTGCCGGACATATTCGTTATGTGCTTGAAGACTTTCGTCCTGAAATTCGTCAATATTTACTAGAAAATGATAAAGAGCAAGTACCGTTTTCACGCCAGCAGCGGGCGCTAATTTACCAACGTGCTAAGAACGTCAGCGACACCAATGCCTTTGGTACGTTAGATAATTTATACACCAATGGTAAAGAATGGTTTTTACAATCAGCGATTAGCCAACCTTTAGAAAACAAAGATTTTCGTATTATGGTTGGCGGTGAGCGTTGTCAGCAGCCCCATGATATGTCGGTATTTAATATATCGGCGATGAGCTTTGGCAGCTTATCGGCTAACGCGATTATGGCGCTCAATCAAGGCGCAAAAATGGGCGGCTTTACTCATGATACGGGTGAAGGGGCTATCAGCCCTTATCATCGCAAGTTCGGTGGTGATTTGATTTGGGAGCTAGGTACAGGGTATTTTGGTTGCCGTGATGATAGTGGCAATTTTGACCCGCAGTCTTTTGCCGAAAAAGCGGTTGATCCACAAGTAAAAATGATTGAAATCAAATTATCTCAAGGGGCAAAACCTGGTAAAGGTGGCGTGCTACCCGCGGAGAAAATCACCCAAGAAATCGCTGATACCCGTCAAGTACCGACAGGTCAAGATTGTGTGTCGCCCTCGTCGCATACCGCCTTTAGTACCCCGCGAGAATTGGTGGCTTTTTGGCAACAACTGCGCGAGTTATCAGGCGGCAAACCTGTGGGCTTCAAACTTTGTGTTGGTCAGCCTTGGCAGTTTATGGCCATTGTGAAAGCCATGATCGAAACCGATAACTACCCTGATTTCATCGTCATCGATGGCGCAGAAGGTGGTACTGGCGCGGCGCCTGTCGAATTCATGGACAATGTCGGCATGCCGATGGTTGAAGGGTTTTTATTAATACACAATACTTTAGTCGGCGCAGGCATTCGCGATAAAATCAAACTTGGTGTGAGCGGTAAAATCGTCTCTGGTTTCGATATTGCTCGTATGATTGCCTTGGGCGCAGACTGGTGTAATTCAGCGCGCGGCTTTATGTTTGCTGTTGGCTGTATTCAGTCACGTTCGTGCCATACCAACACTTGCCCGACTGGCGTTGCCACCCAAGACCCGTATCGTCAAAAAGCGCTGGATGTACCAAGCAAAGCTGAGCGCGTCGCAAGCTTCCATAAAAACACCCTAAAATCCCTAGCCAGTATCGTTGGCGCGGTCGGCTTACAACACCCAAGCCAATTACAACCGTATCATATCGCGCGCCGCCTCGATGATGGGCAGATAAAACTATTATCGAAGTTCTTTTATTTTACGGATAAGGGAGCGCTACTCAATAATAGCGCCCGCGCAGATGTATTTAATCAGATGTGGGTAATGGCGAACCCAGATAGCTTTTTAGCCAATGATGACGCCCTCATTGCTTATAATAAAGACTCACGGGATAAAGGTAGAGAAACCACCACATCGGTGGAACAGAGCCTTGGCAACTTTGCGAGTATCACTGGCGGTGGGCAGTTAATCGGTAACGTCAACAATACTTTTCGCGAATTTCCGCCTAGCAGTGATTAA
- a CDS encoding phosphodiester glycosidase family protein, translated as MPNFALPLPLGAVALLLLSVSACQPISTDAADSEIQKWSCQTQDAPFSYSVCSIDAEALTDGRYSLKLFWQQPDSTKSLLTFETLLATLPSNQALSFAMNAGMYNENYAPIGYTIIDGEEIKSLNLKEGGGNFHLLPNGVMWWDKLGNVQITESNALNEQLNSGEAKPWYATQSGPMLVINNEIHPQFNPDSTSFKIRNGAGVCDDGHIKFVNSDEPVTFYQFASLFKNDLNCPNALFLDGGIASALYAPSIDKHDKKEMGVMVGLVENKD; from the coding sequence ATGCCAAATTTCGCTCTTCCCTTACCTTTAGGAGCAGTCGCCCTACTCTTGCTAAGTGTCAGTGCTTGCCAACCGATAAGCACTGATGCTGCTGACAGCGAGATACAAAAATGGTCGTGTCAGACTCAAGATGCACCATTTTCTTATAGTGTTTGTAGCATTGATGCTGAAGCTTTGACGGATGGCCGCTATTCATTGAAATTGTTTTGGCAGCAGCCTGATAGTACGAAATCGTTACTCACCTTTGAGACGTTATTAGCCACATTGCCCTCAAATCAAGCGCTGAGCTTTGCTATGAATGCAGGTATGTACAATGAGAACTATGCACCGATTGGTTATACCATCATTGATGGTGAAGAGATCAAATCGCTAAATCTCAAAGAAGGCGGTGGCAATTTTCACTTATTACCCAACGGCGTGATGTGGTGGGATAAATTGGGCAACGTGCAAATTACGGAAAGCAACGCCTTAAACGAGCAGCTTAACAGCGGCGAAGCGAAGCCTTGGTATGCCACCCAATCAGGTCCTATGTTGGTTATCAATAACGAGATACATCCACAGTTTAATCCTGATAGCACCTCATTCAAGATTCGTAATGGCGCAGGTGTTTGCGATGACGGCCACATAAAATTTGTCAATAGCGATGAGCCGGTGACATTTTATCAATTTGCATCGTTATTTAAGAATGACTTAAACTGTCCGAATGCTCTGTTTTTAGATGGCGGGATTGCGTCAGCATTATATGCGCCCAGCATTGATAAGCATGATAAAAAAGAGATGGGTGTGATGGTTGGATTGGTTGAAAATAAAGATTAG
- a CDS encoding globin domain-containing protein yields MASPKTLEIVTATVPVLEEHGTAITTVFYKNMFEEHPELLDIFNETNQKLGRQQTALATTVLAAAKHLDKLATLLPQVTQISHKHRALQILPEHYPIVGKHLIGAIKEVLGEAANDDIIDAWTEAYDEIASVFIQIEHGMYEEAMWQGFAPFVVTKKVAAATDIAAFTVVPAKDNAESHQEIDLSKLTLTAGQYITVKTDPKDSDHVALRHYSLYSASTDAGIQFAVRRDNRNEHHGLVSNYMHDQLEVGDTVLLSAPAGDFALNQDLVQQNEIPLVLMSAGVGVTPVLSMLEAQVLANPKRPIIWVYACQNDVHHAFNTEVETLLEKAETVEKHVFYFESGQLLDEAWLAQLPKPADIYVCGSMPFMESMIDGLVTLDHGVDSVHYEPFGPKMSLGG; encoded by the coding sequence ATGGCTTCACCAAAGACTTTAGAAATCGTCACCGCAACTGTTCCCGTCCTTGAAGAGCATGGAACGGCAATCACCACGGTGTTTTATAAAAATATGTTTGAAGAGCATCCTGAGCTGTTGGACATCTTTAACGAAACCAATCAAAAATTGGGTCGTCAACAGACGGCTCTAGCGACGACCGTGTTAGCCGCTGCTAAGCACTTGGATAAATTGGCGACGTTATTGCCACAGGTCACGCAAATCAGCCATAAGCATCGTGCTCTACAGATTTTGCCTGAGCATTATCCTATCGTTGGTAAGCATTTAATCGGTGCAATCAAGGAAGTGCTGGGGGAGGCTGCCAATGACGATATCATCGATGCTTGGACTGAAGCTTATGATGAGATTGCCTCAGTATTTATCCAGATTGAACATGGCATGTATGAGGAGGCGATGTGGCAGGGTTTTGCGCCTTTTGTAGTGACTAAAAAGGTAGCAGCTGCTACCGATATTGCGGCCTTTACAGTTGTACCAGCCAAGGATAATGCAGAAAGTCATCAAGAGATCGACCTGAGCAAATTGACTTTAACCGCAGGTCAGTACATCACAGTGAAAACAGATCCAAAAGACAGTGACCATGTTGCGCTACGTCATTACTCTTTGTACTCTGCTAGTACCGATGCAGGCATTCAGTTTGCGGTCAGACGCGATAACCGCAATGAGCATCATGGTTTGGTCTCTAACTATATGCACGACCAATTAGAAGTGGGTGACACGGTTTTATTATCGGCACCAGCAGGTGACTTTGCGCTCAATCAAGACTTGGTACAGCAAAATGAGATTCCGCTAGTATTGATGAGTGCTGGTGTTGGTGTAACCCCTGTGCTATCTATGTTGGAGGCACAAGTATTAGCCAATCCAAAACGACCTATTATCTGGGTTTATGCTTGCCAAAATGATGTGCATCACGCTTTCAATACTGAAGTGGAGACGCTGTTAGAAAAGGCTGAGACTGTAGAAAAGCATGTCTTCTATTTTGAGTCTGGACAACTATTAGATGAGGCGTGGCTTGCTCAATTACCTAAGCCTGCTGATATTTATGTCTGTGGCTCGATGCCATTTATGGAAAGCATGATCGATGGGCTAGTGACGCTAGATCATGGCGTCGATAGCGTTCATTATGAACCGTTTGGTCCCAAGATGAGTTTGGGCGGCTAA
- a CDS encoding VWA domain-containing protein gives MFIKLFYTLRTYGVPVSTRELLDLNAALDQGLMMQPHPENPELSTFGSREDMYRLIRLCMVKDERHFDKFDRAMADYFEGVDSLDMDELLAKLTDIPKEWLELKLDPKNLTEEQRRLLKKYGSLEELMKALEERLKEQKERHQGGSKWVGTGGTSPFGAYGDHPEGVRVGGESRKRSAAKVWEQRKYRNLDDDNQLGTRQIQMALRNLRQFARTGSADELDIHETIKRTAKKGVLDIHMQAERRNRVKVLMLFDVGGSMDVHVEALEKLFSAARNEFKTLEFFYFHNCLYDYVWKDNDRRHSAPMPTYELLNKYGREYRVIFVGDASMSPYELMTVGGSVEYMNNEAGIVWLKRVLAHFDKVAWLNPEDPAYWQYTQTIVEIKKLFDNKMYPMTLHGIEEMTNYLAR, from the coding sequence ATGTTTATCAAATTGTTCTATACCTTGCGTACTTACGGCGTGCCAGTCAGTACGCGTGAGCTGCTTGACCTAAATGCTGCGTTAGATCAAGGGCTGATGATGCAGCCGCATCCTGAAAACCCCGAGCTGTCTACCTTTGGCAGTCGCGAGGATATGTATCGACTGATTCGGCTTTGTATGGTCAAAGACGAGCGTCACTTTGATAAATTTGACCGTGCCATGGCAGATTATTTTGAGGGTGTCGACAGCCTTGATATGGATGAGCTGCTCGCAAAGTTGACGGACATTCCTAAAGAGTGGCTGGAGTTAAAGCTTGATCCAAAAAATCTGACCGAAGAGCAGCGGCGCTTGCTAAAGAAATACGGTTCATTAGAGGAGCTAATGAAAGCGCTAGAAGAGCGTCTGAAAGAACAAAAAGAGCGTCATCAAGGCGGTAGTAAATGGGTCGGCACTGGCGGCACATCACCATTTGGTGCCTATGGTGACCATCCAGAAGGCGTGCGCGTTGGCGGTGAGTCGCGTAAACGTAGCGCTGCTAAAGTCTGGGAGCAGCGTAAATATCGCAATCTCGATGATGACAATCAGCTTGGTACCCGTCAAATCCAAATGGCACTACGAAACTTGCGCCAGTTTGCCCGTACCGGCAGCGCCGATGAGCTAGATATTCACGAAACCATTAAGCGCACCGCCAAAAAAGGCGTGCTCGATATCCATATGCAAGCTGAGCGCCGCAATCGCGTCAAAGTACTGATGCTGTTCGATGTGGGCGGCAGTATGGATGTTCATGTTGAAGCCTTAGAAAAGCTATTTTCAGCGGCTAGAAATGAATTTAAAACCTTAGAGTTTTTTTACTTTCATAACTGTCTTTATGACTATGTTTGGAAGGACAATGATCGTCGCCATAGTGCCCCCATGCCAACGTATGAACTGCTCAACAAATACGGTCGCGAGTATCGCGTTATCTTCGTCGGTGATGCCTCAATGTCGCCATATGAGCTGATGACAGTTGGTGGCAGCGTTGAATATATGAACAATGAGGCGGGTATTGTTTGGCTCAAGCGGGTGCTCGCGCATTTCGATAAAGTCGCTTGGCTCAACCCTGAAGATCCAGCGTACTGGCAATATACCCAAACCATCGTTGAAATTAAGAAACTATTCGACAATAAAATGTATCCGATGACTTTACATGGGATAGAAGAGATGACCAACTATCTAGCGCGTTAA